In Pseudonocardia sp. C8, one genomic interval encodes:
- the coaD gene encoding pantetheine-phosphate adenylyltransferase, producing the protein MRRAVCPGSYDPPTVGHLDVIVRTAALFDEVFVAILVNPRKQGLFAIEERVEMLKEITADLPGVQVESFSGLVVDYCRDRGAQALVKGLRGATDYDYELPMAHMNRHLTGVETLFLPGAPGQVYVSSSLVKEVARGGGDVTPFLPASVHARLVERLRLNPPV; encoded by the coding sequence GTGCGTCGCGCGGTGTGCCCCGGTTCCTACGACCCGCCGACGGTCGGCCACCTCGACGTCATCGTGCGCACGGCCGCGCTGTTCGACGAGGTCTTCGTCGCGATCCTGGTGAACCCGCGCAAGCAGGGCCTGTTCGCGATCGAGGAGCGGGTCGAGATGCTGAAGGAGATCACCGCCGACCTGCCGGGCGTGCAGGTCGAGTCGTTCTCCGGGCTCGTCGTCGACTACTGCCGCGACCGGGGGGCCCAGGCGCTGGTCAAGGGCCTGCGCGGGGCCACGGACTACGACTACGAGCTCCCGATGGCGCACATGAACCGGCACCTCACCGGTGTTGAGACGCTGTTCCTGCCGGGCGCGCCCGGCCAGGTGTACGTGTCCAGCTCGCTGGTCAAGGAGGTCGCCCGCGGGGGCGGGGACGTGACCCCGTTCCTGCCGGCCAGCGTCCACGCGCGGCTGGTCGAGCGGCTGCGGCTGAACCCACCCGTGTGA
- a CDS encoding pyruvate carboxylase, whose translation MFRKVLVANRGEIAIRAFRAAFELGISTVAVFPYEDRNSLHRAKADESYQIGEPGHPVRAYLSVDEVIKAAKKAGADAVYPGYGFMSENPDLARACREEGITFVGPPTEVLHLTGNKFRAVAAAREAGVPVLESSDPSSDVDELLAAAEHIRFPVFVKAVAGGGGRGMRRVSEPGALRDAIEAAMREAESAFGDPTVFLEQAVVNPRHIEVQILADGEGNVVHLFERDCSVQRRHQKVVEIAPAPNLDPEIRDRICADAVAFARTIGYVNAGTVEFLLDERGQHHFIEMNPRIQVEHTVTEQVTDRDLVIAQLRIASGMTLPELRLTQDDITLTGTAMQTRITTEDPANEFRPDVGTISVYRSPGGPGVRLDGGTVHVGAEVSAHFDSMLVKLTCHGHDFANAARRARRAIAEFRIRGVATNLPFLAAVLEDPDFKAGKVTTGFIEERPHLLRARPSADRGSRILQYLGEITVNQPNGPRPVVVEPAEKLPAVDLEAPVPDGSAQLLRSLGPEGFARRLREQTPVAVTDTTFRDAHQSLLATRVRTRDIVAAAPVVARTVPQLLSMECWGGATYDVALRFLAEDPWERLAAIKDAAPNICTQMLLRGRNTVGYTPYPTEVTDAFVAEAAQTGMDIFRIFDALNDVSQMRPAIDAVRATGTAVAEVALCYTADLSDPAEDIYTLDYYLRLAEQIVDAGAHVLAIKDMAGLLRPPAARRLVTALRERFDLPVHLHTHDTAGGQLATLMAAIDAGVDAVDGAVASMAGTTSQPSLSALVAATDHTERATGLSLAAVGDLEPYWEAVRKVYAPFESGLASPTGRVYHHEIPGGQLSNLRQQAIALGLGDRFELIEDCYAAADRMLGRLVKVTPSSKVVGDLALHLVGAGVEPADFEKDPAGFDIPDSVIGFLRGELGAPPAGWPEPFRTRALEGRNPRAERAELSAEDRDGLADDRRRTLNRLLFPGPTAEFDAHREHYGNTSVLSSKDFFYGLEEDLEHNVVLEPGVTLLIELEAISEPDERGYRTLLTTLNGQLRPVSVRDQSIATEVKAAEKAERGNDAHVAAPFAGVVTLQVAEGDTVEAGQTVATIEAMKMEASITAHRAGTVKRLAIGDVQQVEGGDLLVELD comes from the coding sequence ATGTTCCGCAAGGTACTGGTGGCCAACCGGGGCGAGATCGCGATCCGGGCGTTCCGGGCGGCCTTCGAGCTGGGGATCTCCACCGTCGCGGTGTTTCCCTACGAGGACCGCAACTCGCTCCACCGGGCGAAGGCCGACGAGTCGTACCAGATCGGTGAGCCGGGGCATCCGGTGCGCGCCTACCTGTCGGTCGACGAGGTGATCAAGGCGGCGAAGAAGGCGGGGGCCGACGCCGTCTACCCGGGTTACGGGTTCATGTCGGAGAACCCGGACCTGGCGCGGGCGTGCCGCGAGGAGGGGATCACGTTCGTCGGGCCGCCGACCGAGGTGCTGCACCTGACCGGGAACAAGTTCCGCGCGGTCGCGGCCGCCCGGGAGGCCGGGGTGCCGGTGCTGGAGTCGTCGGACCCGTCGTCGGACGTCGACGAGCTGCTGGCCGCGGCCGAGCACATCCGGTTCCCGGTGTTCGTCAAGGCCGTGGCCGGCGGCGGCGGGCGCGGGATGCGCCGGGTCTCCGAGCCGGGCGCGCTGCGGGACGCGATCGAGGCCGCGATGCGCGAGGCCGAGTCGGCGTTCGGGGACCCGACGGTGTTCCTGGAGCAGGCCGTGGTGAACCCGCGGCACATCGAGGTGCAGATCCTCGCCGACGGCGAGGGCAACGTCGTGCACCTGTTCGAGCGGGACTGCTCGGTGCAGCGGCGGCACCAGAAGGTCGTCGAGATCGCGCCGGCACCCAACCTGGACCCGGAGATCCGGGACCGGATCTGCGCCGACGCCGTGGCCTTCGCCCGCACGATCGGCTACGTCAACGCGGGTACCGTCGAGTTCCTGCTCGACGAGCGCGGCCAGCACCACTTCATCGAGATGAACCCGCGGATCCAGGTCGAGCACACGGTGACCGAGCAGGTCACCGATCGGGACCTGGTGATCGCCCAGCTGCGGATCGCGTCCGGGATGACGCTGCCCGAGCTGCGGCTGACCCAGGACGACATCACGCTGACCGGGACCGCGATGCAGACCCGCATCACCACCGAGGACCCGGCCAACGAGTTCCGCCCGGACGTCGGGACGATCTCGGTGTACCGCTCGCCGGGCGGGCCCGGGGTACGCCTGGACGGCGGGACCGTGCACGTCGGCGCCGAGGTCAGCGCGCACTTCGACTCGATGCTGGTGAAGCTGACCTGCCACGGGCACGACTTCGCCAACGCCGCGCGCCGGGCCCGGCGGGCGATCGCGGAGTTCCGGATCCGTGGCGTCGCCACGAACCTGCCGTTCCTCGCCGCGGTGCTGGAGGACCCGGACTTCAAGGCCGGGAAGGTCACCACCGGGTTCATCGAGGAGCGCCCGCACCTGCTGCGGGCCCGGCCGTCGGCCGACCGCGGCTCCCGGATCCTGCAGTACCTGGGCGAGATCACGGTCAACCAGCCCAACGGCCCGCGGCCGGTGGTCGTCGAGCCCGCGGAGAAGCTGCCGGCCGTCGACCTGGAGGCGCCGGTGCCGGACGGGTCGGCGCAGCTGCTGCGCTCGCTCGGACCCGAGGGTTTCGCGCGGCGGCTGCGCGAGCAGACCCCGGTCGCGGTGACCGACACCACGTTCCGTGACGCGCACCAGTCGCTGCTGGCCACCCGGGTGCGGACCCGGGACATCGTCGCGGCGGCGCCGGTGGTGGCGCGCACGGTGCCGCAGCTGCTGTCGATGGAGTGCTGGGGCGGGGCGACCTACGACGTCGCGCTGCGGTTCCTGGCCGAGGACCCGTGGGAGCGGCTGGCCGCGATCAAGGACGCGGCGCCGAACATCTGCACGCAGATGCTGCTGCGCGGCCGCAACACGGTCGGTTACACGCCGTACCCGACCGAGGTGACCGACGCGTTCGTCGCCGAGGCCGCGCAGACCGGGATGGACATCTTCCGGATCTTCGACGCGCTCAACGACGTGTCCCAGATGCGCCCGGCGATCGACGCCGTGCGCGCGACCGGGACGGCGGTGGCCGAGGTCGCGCTGTGCTACACCGCCGACCTGTCCGACCCGGCCGAGGACATCTACACCCTGGACTACTACCTGCGGCTGGCCGAGCAGATCGTCGACGCCGGCGCGCACGTGCTGGCGATCAAGGACATGGCCGGGCTGCTGCGCCCGCCGGCCGCCCGCCGGCTGGTCACGGCGCTGCGGGAGCGGTTCGACCTGCCGGTGCACCTGCACACCCACGACACCGCGGGCGGGCAGCTCGCCACCCTGATGGCGGCGATCGACGCCGGGGTGGACGCCGTCGACGGCGCGGTCGCCTCGATGGCCGGCACCACCAGCCAGCCGTCGCTGTCGGCGCTGGTCGCAGCCACCGACCACACCGAGCGGGCGACCGGGCTGTCGCTGGCCGCGGTCGGGGACCTGGAGCCGTACTGGGAGGCGGTCCGCAAGGTCTACGCGCCGTTCGAGTCCGGGCTCGCGTCCCCGACCGGGCGGGTGTACCACCACGAGATCCCCGGCGGGCAGCTGTCGAACCTGCGCCAGCAGGCGATCGCGCTCGGGCTCGGTGACCGGTTCGAGCTGATCGAGGACTGCTACGCCGCCGCGGACCGGATGCTGGGCCGGCTGGTCAAGGTCACGCCGTCGTCGAAGGTCGTCGGGGACCTGGCCCTGCACCTGGTCGGGGCCGGGGTCGAGCCCGCCGACTTCGAGAAGGACCCGGCCGGCTTCGACATCCCGGACTCGGTGATCGGGTTCCTGCGCGGCGAGCTCGGCGCCCCGCCGGCCGGGTGGCCGGAGCCGTTCCGGACCCGGGCGCTGGAGGGCCGCAACCCGCGCGCCGAGCGGGCCGAGCTGTCCGCCGAGGACCGCGACGGCCTCGCCGACGACCGGCGCCGGACGCTGAACCGGCTGCTGTTCCCCGGGCCCACCGCCGAGTTCGACGCCCACCGCGAGCACTACGGCAACACCTCGGTGCTGTCGTCGAAGGACTTCTTCTACGGCCTCGAGGAGGACCTCGAGCACAACGTCGTGCTCGAGCCCGGGGTCACGCTGCTGATCGAGCTGGAGGCGATCTCCGAGCCCGACGAGCGCGGCTACCGCACCCTGCTCACCACCCTCAACGGGCAGCTCCGGCCCGTGTCGGTGCGCGACCAGTCGATTGCCACCGAGGTCAAGGCCGCGGAGAAGGCCGAACGCGGCAACGACGCCCACGTCGCCGCCCCGTTCGCCGGTGTGGTCACCCTGCAGGTCGCCGAGGGCGACACCGTCGAGGCCGGGCAGACCGTGGCCACCATCGAGGCCATGAAGATGGAGGCCTCGATCACCGCCCACCGGGCCGGCACCGTGAAGCGGCTCGCGATCGGCGACGTCCAGCAGGTGGAAGGTGGCGACCTGCTCGTCGAGCTCGACTGA
- the rpmB gene encoding 50S ribosomal protein L28 yields MAAVCDVCGKGPGFGMSVSHSHRRTHRRWNPNIQTVRAAINGGNRRRINACTSCLKAGKVARV; encoded by the coding sequence GTGGCTGCCGTCTGCGACGTCTGTGGCAAGGGTCCGGGCTTCGGCATGTCCGTCTCGCACTCGCACCGCCGCACCCACCGCCGCTGGAACCCGAACATCCAGACCGTGCGGGCCGCGATCAACGGCGGGAACCGCCGCCGGATCAACGCCTGCACCTCGTGCCTGAAGGCCGGGAAGGTCGCCCGCGTCTGA
- the recG gene encoding ATP-dependent DNA helicase RecG codes for MDWDLDSRLDGPAGKRAADALAHLGLETVGDLLRHYPRRYVDRGRLTDIAGLVAGEHATVVAMVEKADLRYMRNRPRQQMLKIVIRDEKGGQLECTFFHGRKLEHLLRPGVVGVFSGKVGMFAKKLQLTHPQFEEIDENDSLRPFLSVYPANAKVTSQAVARSVRQVLDQVDDPTDPLPEALREREDLPDLGRALRRIHVPETEADIHAARHRLVWDEALGVQLALALRRHDAAARPAPPCPRVPGGLLDAFDSDLPFPLTEGQEAVGAEIAADLAGEHPMNRLVQGDVGAGKTIVALRAMLQVVDAGKQAAMLAPTEVLAAQHARSLRAMLGALGRAGELDADEGATSVTLLTGSMGAKAKRQALLDAQSGAAGIVVGTHALIQDTVGFADLGLVVVDEQHRFGVEQRDALRARGASAPHMLVMTATPIPRTVAMTVYGDLAVSELKGLPRGRSPVTTTVVPLAEHPSWIKRVWQRIREEVERGHQCYIVCPRVGDADKDDPELAGPPPENGEPDRRPPLAVLDIAPMITEKLAGLRVGILHGKLPPDEKDAVMRAFEGGELDVLVATTVIEVGVDVPNATGIVLLDADRFGLSQLHQLRGRVGRGRAPGLCLLVTEMPAATAARQRLDAVASTTDGFELARLDLELRREGDVLGASQSGVRSGLKLLSLLRHGDVIAKAQLYARDLVDHDPELREHPRLRDLVGETLGDEERAAFLDKA; via the coding sequence GTGGACTGGGACCTCGACAGCAGGCTCGACGGGCCGGCCGGGAAGAGGGCGGCGGACGCGCTGGCCCACCTCGGGCTGGAGACGGTCGGCGACCTGCTGCGGCACTACCCGCGGCGCTACGTCGACCGCGGCCGCCTGACCGACATCGCCGGACTGGTCGCCGGGGAGCACGCCACCGTCGTGGCGATGGTCGAGAAGGCGGACCTGCGCTACATGCGCAACCGGCCCCGGCAGCAGATGCTGAAGATCGTCATCCGGGACGAGAAGGGCGGTCAGCTGGAGTGCACCTTCTTCCACGGCCGGAAGCTGGAGCACCTCCTCAGACCCGGCGTGGTCGGCGTGTTCTCCGGCAAGGTCGGGATGTTCGCCAAGAAGCTGCAGCTCACCCACCCGCAGTTCGAGGAGATCGACGAGAACGACTCGCTGCGACCCTTCCTGTCGGTCTACCCGGCGAACGCGAAGGTGACCTCGCAGGCCGTGGCGCGGTCGGTCCGCCAGGTCCTCGACCAGGTCGACGACCCGACCGACCCGCTGCCCGAGGCGCTCCGGGAGCGGGAGGACCTGCCCGATCTGGGCCGGGCCCTGCGCCGCATCCACGTCCCCGAGACCGAGGCCGACATCCACGCGGCCCGGCACCGCCTCGTCTGGGACGAGGCGCTCGGGGTCCAGCTGGCGCTCGCCCTGCGCCGGCACGACGCGGCCGCCCGCCCGGCCCCGCCCTGCCCACGGGTCCCCGGCGGGCTGCTCGACGCGTTCGACTCCGACCTTCCGTTCCCGCTCACCGAGGGCCAGGAGGCCGTCGGTGCGGAGATCGCCGCCGACCTCGCGGGCGAGCACCCGATGAACCGGCTCGTGCAGGGCGACGTCGGTGCCGGCAAGACGATCGTCGCGCTGCGGGCGATGCTGCAGGTCGTCGACGCCGGCAAGCAGGCCGCGATGCTCGCCCCGACCGAGGTCCTCGCCGCCCAGCACGCCCGCTCGCTGCGCGCCATGCTCGGCGCGCTCGGCCGGGCCGGGGAGCTCGACGCCGACGAGGGCGCCACCTCGGTCACCCTGCTGACCGGGTCGATGGGGGCGAAGGCCAAGCGGCAGGCGCTGCTCGACGCCCAGTCCGGGGCGGCCGGCATCGTCGTCGGCACCCACGCCCTGATCCAGGACACGGTGGGGTTCGCCGATCTCGGCCTGGTCGTCGTCGACGAGCAGCACCGGTTCGGGGTCGAGCAGCGCGACGCGCTGCGGGCCCGCGGCGCGAGCGCCCCGCACATGCTGGTGATGACCGCGACCCCGATCCCGCGGACGGTGGCGATGACCGTCTACGGCGATCTCGCCGTGTCCGAGCTGAAGGGGCTGCCGCGCGGCCGGTCCCCGGTGACGACGACCGTCGTCCCGCTGGCCGAGCACCCGTCCTGGATCAAACGGGTGTGGCAGCGGATCCGCGAGGAGGTCGAGCGCGGCCACCAGTGCTACATCGTGTGCCCGCGGGTCGGTGACGCCGACAAGGACGACCCGGAACTGGCGGGACCGCCCCCCGAGAACGGGGAGCCGGACCGGCGGCCGCCGCTGGCCGTCCTCGACATCGCCCCGATGATCACCGAGAAGCTGGCGGGCCTGCGGGTCGGGATCCTGCACGGCAAGCTCCCGCCGGACGAGAAGGACGCGGTGATGCGCGCCTTCGAGGGCGGCGAGCTCGACGTCCTGGTCGCGACCACGGTGATCGAGGTGGGCGTCGACGTGCCGAACGCGACCGGGATCGTGCTGCTCGACGCCGACCGGTTCGGCCTGTCCCAGCTGCACCAGCTCCGCGGCCGGGTCGGCCGGGGCAGGGCGCCCGGGCTGTGCCTGCTGGTCACCGAGATGCCGGCGGCCACCGCCGCCCGCCAGCGGCTGGACGCGGTCGCCTCCACCACCGACGGTTTCGAGCTGGCCCGGCTCGACCTGGAGCTGCGCCGGGAGGGCGACGTGCTCGGCGCCAGCCAGTCCGGGGTCCGCTCCGGGCTGAAGCTGCTGTCGTTGCTGCGGCACGGAGACGTGATCGCCAAGGCGCAGCTGTACGCCCGGGACCTGGTGGACCACGACCCGGAGCTGCGGGAGCACCCGCGGCTGCGCGACCTGGTGGGGGAGACGCTCGGCGACGAGGAGCGGGCGGCCTTCCTCGACAAGGCCTGA
- a CDS encoding thiamine pyrophosphate-requiring protein, with protein MARNVADHLLRRLREWDVEHVFSYAGDGINGLVAAWARAGDEAPRFVQSRHEELAAFEAVGYAKLSGKVGVCAATSGPGAIHLLNGLYDAKLDHVPVVAIVGQTNRSAMGGSMQQEVDLHSLYKDVAADYVQTAMVPEQLPNLIDRAMRVALSRRTVTAIIIPADLQEADYSPPTHAFKMIPSSLGLSTGRPVPQEADLRRAADVLNAGSKVAIMVGQGARGAADEVAEVADVLGAGVSKALLGKDVLPDDLPYVTGSNGLLGTRPSYELMRDCDTLLMIGSSFPYSQFLPEYDQARAVQIDIDPTMIGLRYPFEVNLQGDAAGTLRALLPMLDRKTDRSWRETVESNVARWWDVLARRAEVTADPINPERVFHDLSPLLPDDAVLTSDSGSAANWYARHLRIRRGMRATLSGTLATMGPGLPYATGAKFAHPDRPVFALVGDGAMQMNGINELITIAKYYREWSDPRVIVGVLNNRDLNQVTWELRAMAGSPDVPFAQHIPDFPYAGFAESIGLAGIKVTEPDQIGSAWQRAIAADRPCVVEFVTDAAVPPIPPHASLDQMESTAEALLRGDPEAWDVLKTGVKSKLQEFLPGR; from the coding sequence ATGGCACGGAACGTTGCGGACCACCTGCTGCGCCGACTGCGCGAGTGGGATGTCGAGCACGTGTTCAGCTACGCCGGCGACGGCATCAACGGCCTGGTCGCGGCCTGGGCCCGGGCCGGCGACGAGGCCCCGCGGTTCGTCCAGTCCCGGCACGAGGAGCTGGCCGCCTTCGAGGCGGTCGGCTACGCCAAGCTGTCCGGGAAGGTCGGCGTGTGCGCGGCCACCTCCGGCCCCGGGGCCATCCACCTGCTGAACGGGCTCTACGACGCCAAGCTCGACCACGTGCCGGTCGTCGCGATCGTCGGCCAGACCAACCGGTCGGCGATGGGTGGCTCCATGCAGCAGGAGGTCGACCTGCACTCGCTGTACAAGGACGTCGCCGCCGACTACGTGCAGACCGCGATGGTCCCCGAGCAGCTGCCGAACCTGATCGACCGGGCGATGCGGGTGGCGCTGTCCCGCCGCACGGTCACCGCGATCATCATCCCGGCCGACCTGCAGGAGGCCGACTACTCCCCGCCCACGCACGCGTTCAAGATGATCCCCTCCAGCCTGGGGCTCTCGACGGGGCGGCCCGTGCCGCAGGAGGCCGACCTGCGCCGGGCCGCGGACGTGCTCAACGCCGGGAGCAAGGTCGCGATCATGGTCGGGCAGGGCGCCCGGGGCGCCGCGGACGAGGTCGCCGAGGTGGCCGACGTCCTCGGCGCGGGGGTCAGCAAGGCGCTGCTCGGCAAGGACGTGCTGCCCGACGACCTGCCCTACGTGACCGGCTCGAACGGCTTGCTCGGCACCCGGCCGTCCTACGAGCTCATGCGCGACTGCGACACCCTGCTCATGATCGGCTCCAGCTTCCCCTACAGCCAGTTCCTGCCGGAGTACGACCAGGCCCGGGCCGTGCAGATCGACATCGACCCCACCATGATCGGGTTGCGGTACCCGTTCGAGGTGAACCTGCAGGGCGACGCGGCCGGCACGCTGCGTGCCCTGCTGCCCATGCTGGACCGCAAGACCGACCGGTCCTGGCGGGAGACCGTCGAGTCGAACGTGGCCCGCTGGTGGGACGTCCTCGCCCGGCGCGCCGAGGTCACCGCCGACCCGATCAATCCGGAGCGGGTGTTCCACGACCTGTCCCCGCTGCTCCCGGACGACGCCGTGCTCACCTCCGACTCCGGGTCGGCGGCCAACTGGTACGCCCGTCACCTGCGGATCCGGCGCGGGATGCGGGCCACGCTGTCCGGGACCCTGGCGACGATGGGCCCGGGCCTGCCGTACGCGACCGGTGCCAAGTTCGCGCACCCCGACCGGCCGGTGTTCGCCCTGGTCGGCGACGGCGCGATGCAGATGAACGGGATCAATGAGCTGATCACGATCGCGAAGTACTACCGCGAGTGGTCCGACCCGAGAGTGATCGTCGGCGTGCTCAACAACCGGGACCTCAACCAGGTGACCTGGGAGCTGCGCGCGATGGCGGGTTCGCCGGACGTGCCGTTCGCCCAGCACATCCCCGACTTCCCCTACGCGGGCTTCGCCGAGAGCATCGGCCTGGCCGGGATCAAGGTCACCGAGCCGGACCAGATCGGGAGCGCCTGGCAGCGGGCGATCGCCGCCGACCGCCCGTGCGTCGTCGAGTTCGTCACCGACGCGGCGGTGCCGCCGATCCCGCCGCACGCCAGCCTGGACCAGATGGAGAGCACCGCGGAGGCGCTGCTGCGCGGCGACCCGGAGGCCTGGGACGTGCTCAAGACCGGCGTGAAGTCCAAGCTGCAGGAGTTCCTGCCCGGCCGGTGA
- the rsmD gene encoding 16S rRNA (guanine(966)-N(2))-methyltransferase RsmD, with protein MTRVIAGRAGGRRLTVPASGTRPTSDRVREALFSALDHDPGLDGRAVLDVCAGSGALGLEALSRGAADAVFVESDRRAAGVLRRNVAEVGLGGRVIAGKAGTVLAGPAPRAFDVVLVDPPYAVTDDEVAGWLTAAAGNGWLASGAEVVVERARSSGEFGWPGGFAPGRSRRYGDTVLHHARYAT; from the coding sequence GTGACGAGGGTGATCGCGGGCCGGGCCGGGGGCCGCCGGCTCACCGTGCCGGCATCGGGCACCCGGCCCACCTCGGACCGGGTCCGTGAGGCGCTGTTCTCCGCACTCGACCACGACCCCGGGCTCGACGGCCGCGCCGTGCTCGACGTCTGCGCCGGCTCCGGGGCGCTCGGCCTGGAGGCGCTGTCCCGGGGCGCCGCCGACGCCGTGTTCGTCGAGTCCGACCGGCGCGCGGCCGGGGTGCTGCGGCGCAACGTCGCCGAGGTCGGGCTCGGCGGCCGGGTGATCGCCGGGAAGGCGGGGACCGTCCTGGCCGGGCCGGCGCCGCGCGCGTTCGACGTCGTTCTCGTCGACCCGCCCTACGCCGTCACCGACGACGAGGTCGCCGGCTGGCTGACCGCCGCCGCCGGGAACGGGTGGCTCGCGTCCGGCGCGGAGGTCGTGGTGGAGCGGGCCCGGTCGTCGGGGGAGTTCGGCTGGCCCGGCGGCTTCGCGCCCGGCCGGTCCCGGCGCTACGGCGACACCGTCCTGCACCACGCCCGGTACGCCACCTGA
- a CDS encoding DAK2 domain-containing protein — MAPPFDPALLRRWIDTAAERLAAGRAEIDRINVFPVADHDTGSNLLLTVRAAAAARLDGGPVRAAAALAAAAVRGARGNSGLILSQLFRGLAEELAADADAAATRGPGEVLAGALRRAAALASAAVTEPRAGTALTVLEAAAHALAERVSRRDGGPRSGEGDGRAGGGALAGIARVAADAAREVLARGAGRPAELVRAGVVDAGGCGLVVVLDALVAAAGGTPGPPPPVRIGEPTDPDPGSSPCVPQPVYEVTYWLADPGPDALDRLRARLRGLGDSVGVAGDGAGGHRIHVHTTEAGPAVEAGLAVGRPSSIRIEALPPAAPTRARAVLLMIESSGAGALARDAGGDVLVADPDPALDEVLAAIRATGAAHVTVLPCATQRRTLAETAADRVRGEGIEVVVVPSSSVLQGLAALAVHDPDRRASDDVVAMAEAAAGTRTGGLAVAETEALTWAGPCRPGEVLGLSDGEVVLIAPDLAVGALWLAHRMLTAGGELVTVLLGSAADDALGEQLADDLRRTHPEVDVLVHRGEQGDYPLVLGVE; from the coding sequence GTGGCCCCGCCGTTCGACCCTGCGCTGCTGCGCCGCTGGATCGACACCGCCGCCGAGCGGCTCGCCGCCGGCCGGGCCGAGATCGACCGGATCAACGTGTTCCCGGTCGCCGACCACGACACCGGGTCGAACCTGCTGCTCACGGTCCGCGCGGCCGCGGCGGCGCGGCTGGACGGCGGCCCGGTCCGGGCGGCCGCGGCGCTCGCCGCCGCGGCGGTGCGCGGGGCCCGCGGCAACTCCGGGCTCATCCTGTCGCAACTGTTCCGCGGGCTGGCCGAGGAGCTCGCGGCGGACGCCGACGCCGCCGCGACCCGGGGGCCGGGCGAGGTGCTGGCGGGAGCGCTGCGCCGTGCCGCAGCACTCGCCTCGGCCGCGGTCACGGAGCCGCGGGCGGGCACCGCGCTCACGGTGCTCGAGGCCGCCGCCCACGCTCTGGCCGAGCGGGTTTCCCGGCGCGACGGCGGCCCCCGTTCCGGCGAGGGGGACGGGCGCGCAGGGGGCGGCGCGCTGGCCGGGATCGCGCGGGTCGCCGCCGACGCCGCCCGCGAGGTGCTCGCCCGCGGTGCGGGGCGCCCGGCCGAGCTGGTCCGGGCCGGGGTGGTCGACGCCGGCGGGTGCGGCCTCGTCGTCGTCCTCGACGCGCTGGTCGCGGCCGCCGGAGGCACTCCCGGTCCGCCCCCGCCGGTCCGGATCGGCGAGCCCACCGACCCGGACCCCGGTTCCTCGCCGTGCGTGCCGCAGCCGGTCTACGAGGTCACCTACTGGTTGGCCGACCCCGGGCCGGACGCCCTGGACCGGCTGCGGGCCCGGCTGCGCGGGCTCGGCGACTCGGTCGGCGTCGCCGGGGACGGGGCGGGCGGCCACCGGATCCACGTGCACACCACGGAGGCGGGGCCGGCCGTCGAGGCGGGGCTGGCGGTGGGCCGGCCGTCGTCCATCCGGATCGAGGCACTGCCCCCGGCGGCACCGACCCGGGCCCGCGCGGTCCTGTTGATGATCGAGAGCAGCGGTGCGGGGGCACTGGCCCGTGACGCGGGCGGCGACGTCCTCGTCGCCGACCCGGACCCGGCCCTCGACGAGGTGCTCGCCGCGATCCGCGCCACCGGGGCCGCGCACGTCACCGTCCTGCCGTGCGCGACGCAGCGCCGCACGCTCGCCGAGACCGCGGCGGACCGGGTCCGCGGCGAGGGGATCGAGGTCGTGGTCGTCCCGTCGTCCTCGGTGCTGCAGGGCCTGGCCGCGCTGGCCGTGCACGACCCGGACCGGCGGGCGTCCGACGACGTCGTCGCCATGGCCGAGGCCGCCGCCGGGACCCGCACCGGGGGCCTGGCCGTCGCCGAGACCGAGGCGCTCACCTGGGCCGGCCCGTGCCGGCCGGGAGAGGTCCTGGGCCTGTCCGACGGCGAGGTGGTGCTGATCGCCCCCGACCTCGCTGTCGGTGCCCTGTGGTTGGCTCACCGCATGCTCACTGCGGGTGGGGAACTCGTGACCGTGCTGCTCGGCTCGGCCGCCGACGACGCATTGGGCGAGCAGCTCGCCGACGACCTGCGGCGGACCCATCCGGAGGTCGACGTGCTGGTGCACCGGGGGGAGCAGGGCGACTACCCGCTGGTGCTGGGGGTGGAGTAG